A region from the Raphanus sativus cultivar WK10039 unplaced genomic scaffold, ASM80110v3 Scaffold1310, whole genome shotgun sequence genome encodes:
- the LOC130504028 gene encoding putative DEAD-box ATP-dependent RNA helicase 29 — translation MVEGKGFLVSSVTELHRKEKQKKKGKSGGFESLNLGPNVYNAIKKKGYKVPTPIQRKTMPLILSGVDVVAMARTGSGKTAAFLIPMLEKLKQHVPQGGVRALILSPTRDLAEQTLKFAKELGKFTDLRVTLLVGGDSMQDQFEELTKSPDVIIATPGRLMHLLEEVDDMSLRTVEYVVFDEADSLFGMGFAEQLHQILAKLGENRQTLLFSATLPSALAEFAKAGLREPQLVRLDVENKISPDLKLSFLTLRPEEKYAALIYLVREHISSNEQTIIFVSTKHHVEFVNSLFKLENIVPSVCYGDMDQDARKIHVSRFRARKTMLLIVTDIAARGIDIPLLDNVINWDFPPRPKIFVHRVGRAARAGRTGSAISFVTPEDMPYLLDLHLFLSKPIRPAPTEDEVLKNVEEVMSRTSEAIESGVTVYGRFPQKTIDLIFNRIQEMVDSSAELDSLERTSTKAFRLYTSTKPAPSKESIRRAKALPREGLHPMFKSIIEGGELEAMAFFQKIKDFRPKQTILEAEGDNARSRNVKGLQWVDVMKRKREVHEEIINKRHDQQNQKSSSNNHLEMEVDEPITTSIEDKITGSKVSGKKRTAQQTFKDEEFYISSIPVNHHSEAGLSVRGNDGFGSNRLDAAVLDLVADDGQGMKQQKTNYHWDKKSKKYIKLNNGDRVTASGKIKTESGAKVRANKAGAIYKKWKDSTHKKAFSGEDGDGDDTPSMSGRGGRRGKRWSASVPNAHVRSEIKDLEQVRKERQEKANKLSYLHSKRGGGRGGARGGRGGGRGGGRDFDGGSGRDFAGRSSRGGRGGGSSRGGRGGGFGGGRGGGSGGGRGGGSSRGGKRGGGGGGKRGRGR, via the exons ATGGTCGAAGGAAAGGGGTTCCTGGTGAGCTCGGTCACGGAGCTTCACCGCAaagagaagcagaagaagaaaggCAAATCCGGAGGGTTCGAGTCTCTAAACCTCGGTCCCAATGTCTACAACGCAATCAAGAAGAAAGGGTACAAAGTTCCCACCCCGATCCAGCGGAAGACGATGCCTTTGATCCTCTCCGGCGTCGACGTCGTCGCCATGGCCAGAACGGGTTCCGGAAAAACCGCTGCTTTTCTCATCCCTATGCTTGAGAAGCTCAAACAGCACGTCCCTCAGGGCGGCGTTAGGGCGCTCATCTTGTCGCCTACTCGTGATTTGGCTGAGCAGACTCTTAAGTTCGCTAAGGAGCTCGGAAAGTTTACAG ATCTTCGCGTTACCTTACTCGTCGGTGGTGATAGCATGCAAGACCAGTTCGAAGAGCTAACAAAAAGCCCCGACGTGATCATCGCAACCCCGGGGAGACTCATGCATCTCCTCGAGGAAGTAGACGACATGTCGCTAAGAACAGTCGAGTACGTCGTCTTCGACGAAGCAGACAGTCTCTTCGGCATGGGTTTCGCCGAGCAGCTCCACCAGATCCTAGCCAAGCTAGGCGAAAACAGACAGACCCTCCTCTTCAGCGCCACACTACCGAGCGCCCTCGCGGAGTTCGCAAAGGCTGGTCTCCGCGAGCCTCAGCTCGTTAGACTAGACGTAGAGAACAAGATCAGCCCCGACTTAAAACTCTCGTTCCTAACGTTACGACCCGAAGAGAAGTACGCTGCGTTGATATACTTGGTGAGAGAGCATATAAGCTCTAACGAACAGACGATCATATTCGTTTCCACGAAGCATCACGTGGAGTTTGTGAACTCGCTGTTCAAGCTGGAGAACATCGTCCCCTCTGTGTGTTACGGTGACATGGACCAAGACGCACGCAAGATCCACGTTTCAAGATTCAGAGCGAGGAAGACAATGCTGCTGATCGTCACGGATATCGCTGCTAGAGGTATCGACATACCGTTGCTTGACAACGTTATCAACTGGGACTTCCCACCGAGACCGAAGATCTTTGTCCATAGAGTGGGAAGAGCAGCGAGAGCCGGCCGCACGGGGTCGGCGATATCGTTTGTAACTCCCGAGGACATGCCGTACCTGCTGGACCTTCATCTCTTCCTGTCCAAGCCCATCAGGCCCGCGCCGACGGAGGACGAGGTGTTGAAGAACGTGGAGGAAGTGATGAGCAGGACCAGCGAGGCGATCGAGAGTGGTGTCACCGTCTACGGACGTTTCCCGCAGAAGACGATTGATCTTATATTTAACAGGATACAGGAGATGGTTGATTCGTCTGCGGAGTTGGATTCTCTAGAGAGGACGTCGACGAAGGCGTTTCGGTTGTATACGAGTACGAAGCCTGCGCCGTCGAAAGAGTCTATTAGGAGAGCAAAGGCGTTGCCGAGAGAAGGGTTGCATCCCATGTTCAAAAGCATTATTGAAGGTGGTGAGTTGGAGGCTATGGCGTTTTTTCAGAAGATTAAAGACTTCAG ACCCAAGCAGACCATACTTGAAGCAGAAGGTGATAATGCCAGGTCTAGAAATGTGAAGGGACTTCAATGGGTTGATGTGATGAAGAGGAAAAGGGAAGTGCATGAGGAGATCATTAATAAGAGACATGATCAGCAGAATCAGAAGAGTTCTTCCAATAATCATTTGGAAATG GAAGTTGATGAACCCATTACCACTTCTATTGAGGACAAAATAACTGGAAGCAAAG TAAGCGGTAAGAAAAGAACGGCACAACAAACCTTCAAGGACGAAGAGTTCTATATCAGCTCCATACCAGTTAACCAC CATTCAGAGGCAGGGCTATCTGTGAGGGGTAACGATGGGTTTGGATCAAATAG ATTGGACGCTGCTGTTCTAGATCTAGTTGCAGATGATGGGCAGGGAATGAAGCAGCAGAAAACAAATTACCACTGGGACAAG AAAAGTAAGAAGTACATCAAGTTGAACAATGGAGATCGTGTAACAGCCAGTGGCAAG ATAAAGACAGAGAGTGGAGCCAAGGTGAGGGCAAACAAAGCAGGTGCAATATACAAGAAATGGAAAGATAGCACTCACAAGAAAGCATTTAGCGGAGAGGATGGTGATGGAGACGACACACCAAGCATGTCAG GTAGAGGTGGCCGAAGAGGGAAGAGATGGTCAGCATCAGTGCCTAACGCGCATGTGCGTTCAGAGATCAAAGATCTGGAGCAGGTGCGTAAGGAGAGGCAGGAGAAAGCTAACAAACTGTCTTATCTTCATAGCAAGAGAGGTGGTGGCAGAGGCGGGGCCAGGGGAGGTCGCGGTGGAGGAAGGGGAGGCGGCAGGGATTTTGATGGTGGAAGCGGGAGGGACTTTGCCGGTAGAAGCAGTAGAGGGGGAAGAGGTGGCGGAAGCAGTAGAGGAGGAAGAGGTGGTGGGTTTGGCGGCGGAAGAGGTGGTGGGTCTGGCGGTGGACGTGGTGGTGGTAGTAGCAGAGGTGGTAAaagaggaggtggtggtggaggtaaACGTGGGAGAGGGAGATAG